A single genomic interval of Prunus dulcis chromosome 5, ALMONDv2, whole genome shotgun sequence harbors:
- the LOC117627381 gene encoding transcription termination factor MTERF15, mitochondrial has translation MAIRISTRTTVPRFTEIFTAKRNPTFSNQSSQSFSTNPIKPRFSQQSQYRKQISLATLLQRYGFPSSLLHNFLSKNHFLLNSNIQELEKSLVILLSFKIPQNSLVSLICDCPGVLDFQFLKKWEMGLSNFVLLSSAPLMIKGVLEQSKRFQIDPDGFFKSVEVLRGLGFIDGTVSKVLEGFPGVILMNGKEIQRRLEFLAGIGIPRDGIDRVLRSFPGFIGFGVEDRLKPLLYEFKDFGFSVDVISREIIKEPRILSMELGEFSQCLEFLRTLKCRVPIKEKIFSEGEFRAGFEVKLRVDCLCRYGLIRREAFEVLWKEPRSIIYKVGEIERKIEFLIRRMKFNSRCLVEVPEYLGVNFEKQIIPRYNVIEYLRSKGGLGYEVGLKGLVKPSRLRFYNLYVKPYPDCAKMFGRFSGDVKVQSRHPVGLWKLFKPQRYPESKEDAKNTKLFMESLG, from the coding sequence ATGGCCATAAGGATTTCAACCAGAACCACAGTTCCCCGCTTCACAGAGATATTTACCGCCAAGAGAAACCCAACTTTCTCAAACCAAAGTTCCCAATCCTTTTCAACAAACCCAATAAAACCCAGATTTTCCCAGCAATCTCAATACAGGAAACAGATTTCCCTCGCCACTCTGCTCCAAAGGTATGGTTTCCCATCTTCTCTGCTTCATAATTTCCTGTCAAAGAATCACTTTTTATTGAATTCCAACATACAGGAATTAGAGAAGTCTCTGGTTATACTGTTATCCTTCAAAATACCCCAGAATTCCCTTGTTTCTTTGATATGTGACTGTCCTGGGGTTTTGGACTTTCAGTTCCTCAAGAAATGGGAAATGGGCTTGTCAAATTTTGTGCTTTTGAGTTCTGCCCCATTGATGATTAAGGGTGTTTTGGAACAATCGAAGAGATTTCAGATAGACCCAGATGGTTTCTTTAAGAGTGTGGAGGTTTTGAGGGGTTTAGGTTTTATTGATGGCACCGTTAGTAAGGTTTTAGAGGGCTTCCCTGGAGTGATTTTGATGAATGGGAAGGAGATTCAAAGGAGACTCGAATTCTTGGCCGGAATTGGAATTCCAAGGGATGGAATTGATAGGGTTCTTCGTTCTTTTCCAGGGTTTATAGGATTTGGGGTTGAAGATAGGCTGAAGCCATTGCTTTATGAGTTTAAAGATTTCGGCTTTAGTGTGGATGTGATTAGCAGAGAGATAATTAAAGAGCCAAGAATCCTTAGCATGGAGTTGGGTGAATTCTCGCAGTGTTTGGAATTCTTGAGGACTTTGAAATGTAGGGTACCAATCAAGGAGAAGATTTTCAGTGAGGGAGAATTTAGAGCTGGGTTTGAAGTGAAACTGAGAGTCGACTGCTTGTGCAGATACGGGTTGATTCGTAGAGAGGCTTTTGAGGTGTTGTGGAAGGAACCAAGGTCAATTATATATAAGGTGGGGGAGATTGAGAGAAAGATTGAGTTTTTAATTCGTAGGATGAAATTCAATAGTCGTTGTTTGGTTGAAGTTCCAGAGTATTTGGGTGTGAATTTTGAGAAGCAAATAATTCCTCGGTACAATGTGATAGAGTATTTGAGATCAAAAGGGGGGCTCGGTTATGAGGTGGGGTTAAAGGGTCTGGTCAAGCCTAGCAGGCTTAGATTCTATAATCTGTATGTCAAGCCATATCCGGATTGTGCAAAAATGTTTGGGAGATTTTCAGGAGATGTTAAAGTTCAAAGCCGGCATCCTGTTGGACTATGGAAACTTTTCAAGCCACAAAGATATCCAGAATCCAAAGAAGATGCGAAGAACACAAAGTTATTTATGGAATCTCTGGGTTAG
- the LOC117628558 gene encoding cytochrome P450 78A5 produces MSMEPNSLFIPPTGFSSVLSLELFLCLFLLVSVFSFWLSPGGLAWALSKSRAQHPSKTAIPGPSGLPVLGLVLAFTGSLTHRVLAKLAETSKAKRLMAFSVGFTRFVISSHPDTAKELLNSSAFADRPIKESAYELLFHKAMGFAPFGEYWRNLRRISATHLFSPKRIASFGLFRENIGHKMVEEMKALMERAGEVEVRKVLHFGSLNNVMMSVFGRSYEFGEGCENDGEAHELEELVSEGYELLGIFNWSDHFPLLGLLDLQGVRKRCKKLVAKVNVFVGKIIEEHRVKRVVGADHESGDFVDVLLDLEKVNRLSDSDMIAVLWEMIFRGTDTVAILLEWILARMVLHPDIQAKAQSEIDTVVGTDNRSVSDSDLPNLPYLHAIVKETLRMHPPGPLLSWARLAIHDTHLGHHFIPAGTTAMVNMFAITHDEKIWSDPNEFKPERFIMNEDVPIMGSDLRLAPFGSGRRTCPGKAMGLATVELWLAQLLQSFKWVPSDDQSAGVDLSETLKLSLEMKHSLVCKAVARVVI; encoded by the exons ATGTCCATGGAGCCCAACTCTCTCTTCATTCCACCAACTGGGTTTTCATCAGTTTTAAGCTTGGAGTTGTTTCTCTGTCTCTTCCTCCTCGTCTCTGTTTTCTCCTTTTGGCTCTCACCTGGTGGCCTGGCTTGGGCTTTGTCCAAGTCCAGAGCTCAACACCCTTCAAAAACTGCCATCCCTGGTCCTTCTGGCCTTCCTGTTCTTGGGTTGGTCTTGGCCTTCACTGGCTCTCTGACTCACAGAGTTCTAGCTAAGCTTGCTGAGACCTCAAAGGCCAAACGTTTAATGGCATTCTCTGTTGGTTTTACTCGTTTTGTCATCTCCAGCCACCCTGACACAGCTAAAGAGCTCTTGAATAGCTCTGCCTTCGCTGACCGACCCATTAAAGAGTCGGCTTATGAGCTTTTGTTCCATAAAGCAATGGGCTTTGCCCCTTTTGGCGAGTATTGGAGGAACTTGAGGAGAATCTCGGCCACCCATTTGTTTAGCCCGAAAAGAATAGCTAGTTTCGGGTTGTTTCGGGAAAATATCGGGCacaaaatggtggaggagatgAAGGCCTTGATGGAGAGGGCTGGTGAGGTCGAGGTTAGGAAAGTGTTACACTTTGGGTCTTTGAATAATGTCATGATGAGTGTTTTTGGAAGGAGCTATGAGTTTGGAGAAGGGTGTGAAAATGATGGCGAGGCTCATGAGCTTGAGGAGTTGGTGAGTGAAGGGTATGAGTTGCTTGGGATTTTCAATTGGAGTGACCACTTTCCTCTTTTGGGTTTGTTGGACTTGCAAGGTGTGAGGAAGAGGTGCAAGAAATTGGTGGCAAAGGTGAATGTTTTTGTTGGGAAAATCATAGAGGAGCATAGGGTTAAGAGAGTTGTGGGTGCTGATCATGAAAGTGGTGATTTTGTTGATGTGCTTCTTGATTTGGAGAAGGTGAACAGACTCAGCGACTCTGATATGATTGCAGTTCTGTGG GAAATGATCTTCAGAGGGACTGATACAGTGGCAATACTCCTGGAGTGGATTCTTGCAAGAATGGTTCTACACCCAGATATCCAAGCCAAGGCCCAATCAGAGATTGACACAGTTGTAGGCACCGATAACCGGTCTGTATCAGATTCTGACCTCCCCAACCTTCCCTACCTCCATGCCATAGTCAAGGAAACCCTTAGAATGCATCCACCAGGACCTCTCTTGTCCTGGGCCAGGCTTGCCATCCATGACACTCACTTAGGTCATCACTTCATCCCAGCAGGCACCACTGCCATGGTCAACATGTTTGCTATTACACATGATGAGAAGATCTGGTCTGATCCCAACGAATTCAAACCAGAGAGGTTCATCATGAATGAAGATGTTCCCATTATGGGCTCTGATTTAAGGCTGGCTCCTTTTGGCTCTGGAAGAAGAACCTGTCCTGGTAAAGCCATGGGCTTGGCCACTGTGGAGCTGTGGCTTGCTCAGTTGCTGCAGAGCTTCAAATGGGTCCCTTCTGATGATCAGTCTGCAGGTGTGGACTTGTCTGAGACCTTGAAACTTTCTCTGGAAATGAAGCACTCTCTTGTCTGCAAGGCTGTTGCTAGGGTTGTGATCTGA